The Verrucomicrobiales bacterium genome segment CACATTGCGACGGCGGTTCCGGAATTGCTCGGTGCGGGAGAGGTGGCGGCGATCGGGGTAGGCTTCGGCGGACCGGTGGACTTTCAAACCGGAAGCATCGCCTGCTCGCATCAGGTCAAAGGCTGGTCGGGGTTTGCCATGGCCGACTGGCTGAAGGGGCTGAGTGGACTGCCGGTAGCCGTCGACAACGATGCCAACGTCGCGACGCTGGGAGAAGCGATCATGGGAGCTGGGCGTGGAGCCAATCCGGTGTTTTATGTCACGCTCGGCAGTGGAGTGGGCGGTGGATTGGTCGTGAATGGAGCCATTTACCACGGACAGAAGCCGGGGGAGTCCGAGATTGGGCACCTGCGTCTGGATCGGACGGGAACCATCGTGGAGCAGCGCTGTTCGGGGTGGGCGACGGATCGAAAAGTGAGGGCCGCGATTACCCAGGATCCAACCGGTCTATTAGCGCGGTTGGCGGCGGGTCATTCCCGCGGAGAAGCGCGATTTCTGGGTGAAGCGCTGTCGCAGCAGGACGCGGCGGCGGTGGGCATTTTGAATGAGACGGCGGGAGATTTGGCCCTGGCGCTTTCGCACGTGACGCATTTGTTCCATCCGGAAGTCATCGTGCTCGGTGGTGGGCTTTCGCTACTGGGGGCTCCGCTCCGTGATGCCGTTGCGGCTGCGCTGCCCGGCTTCGTGATGGAGGCGTTCCACCCGGGGCCACGGGTGACCCTGGCCGGTCTGGCCGAGGATGCGGTGCCGGTGGGAGGCTTGC includes the following:
- a CDS encoding ROK family protein, with amino-acid sequence MGTSVIAIEIGGTKLQVVRGTPNGVILDRRRFSVDPEAGAEGIRRHIATAVPELLGAGEVAAIGVGFGGPVDFQTGSIACSHQVKGWSGFAMADWLKGLSGLPVAVDNDANVATLGEAIMGAGRGANPVFYVTLGSGVGGGLVVNGAIYHGQKPGESEIGHLRLDRTGTIVEQRCSGWATDRKVRAAITQDPTGLLARLAAGHSRGEARFLGEALSQQDAAAVGILNETAGDLALALSHVTHLFHPEVIVLGGGLSLLGAPLRDAVAAALPGFVMEAFHPGPRVTLAGLAEDAVPVGGLLLAAGLVKPRASLSL